From the Candidatus Eisenbacteria bacterium genome, the window TCGCCCGACAAGGCCGCGGCGCTCAGGCGCTGGCTGGGGCGGCGTGATCCCGAACGATTGCTGGTTGGCATGGGTGACGACGCCAATGACCTGCCCGCCCTCGCCCTGGTGCAGGAGCTGGGTGGAATCGCGGTGGCCGTCGGACCGCGCCATCTCGACGCGCCCCATCACCTGGCAGGTCCGCAGGCGACGATGGAGTTCCTCGAGTGGCTCGCGGATCTATGGAGCGTACGCGCCGAGCAGGAGTCGTGGAACGCCATGGAGCGTGGCGACGATCACGATCTCAGCGCCGTGCCCACTCCAGCACCCGATCCGCGACTCGATCCGGCGTCAGTCCGAAGTGCTCCTGAAGCGCCGGATAAGGCGCAGAAGCTCCAAAGCGATCCACGCCGATCGCCAGACCGTCGAGACCGACGAACCGGTACCACCAGCCGGTAGCCCCGGCTTCGAGCGAGACGCGCCGCCGCGCCGGGCCGAGCAGGGACTCGATCGTATCCGCCTTTTCCTCCAGCAGCAGCTGGGGTGCGGGTGCGCTCACGACGCGCGCGCCGACCCCTCCGGCTTCGAGCTTCTTCGCCGCTTCGACCGCCACCCAGACCTCGGAGCCCGTGGCGATCAGCGTGACCGGATCGGGTCGCGACGCGTCGCGCAGCAGATAGGCGCCGCGGCGCACGTCCGCGGATGTGAGCGGACGGGAACGCTCGAGCGCCGGGAGGTTCTGGCGCGTGAGCGCCATCAGCGTGGGTGCGTCGCGGCGCTCGAGCGCCAGCCCCCACGCACCCGCGGTCTCGAGGCCGTCGGCGGGGCGGATCACCAGCAGGTGAGGAATCATGCGCAGCGAGCCCAGGTGCTCGATGGGCTGGTGCGTCGGCCCGTCCTCGCCCAGGAACACGCTGTCGTGCGTGAACACCCAGATCACCTGCTGCTCCATCAGCGCGGAGAGCCGGATCGAGGGGCGGGCGTAGTCGGTGAAGACCAGGAACGACGCTCCATACGGGATGAAGGTGCCGTGCAGGGCCATGCCGTTGGCGATCGCGGCCATGGCGTGCTCGCGCACGCCGAAGTGCAGATTCCGCCCTTCATAGGCGCTCTTCTGGACCGAGGGCGAGCCGGCGATCCGCGTCTTGGTGGAGGGCTCGAGGTCCGCGCTCCCGCCGGCCAGAGCCGGCACCAGCGCCGCCGCCTTCTGCAGCACGGCATTGCCGTGGGCGCGGGTCGCGGCGGGGCCGCTCGGGGCCGTGGCGAGCAGCTGCTCCATGATGTCGCCGGGCACGCGACGCGACAGATGCGCGTCCCAGAGCGCGGCGCGCTCGGGATGGCGCTCCTTCCAGCGCGCGAGCTCCCGGCGCCACGCGTCCGCCTCGGGCGCCACTTCCTCGGCGCGGCGCGCGAACACGGCGCGCACTTCGGGCGGCACCAGGAATGGAGGCGACTCGGGCCATCCGAGCGCGCGCTTGGCCGCCGCGGTTTCCTCGGGGCCGAGCGCCTCGCCGTGCGCCTCGCGCGTGTCCTGCTTGTTGGGCGCGCCGTAACCGATGTGACTGCGGGTGATCACCAGGCTGGGACGCGCGGTGTCGGCGATCGCGGCGTCGATGGCGCGAGCCAGCGCGTCGTGATCGTAGGGATCGGCCTTCGAGACCTGCCAGCCGTAGGCCTCGAAGCGCCGCCCGGCGTCCTCGGAGAACGCCAGCGACGTGTCGCCCTCGATCGTGATGTGGTTGTCGTCGTAAATGTAGACCAGGTTGCCGAGGCCCCAGTGCCCCGCGAGCGACGCCGCCTCGGAAGCGATGCCTTCCATGAGGTCGCCGTCGCTCACGATGCCGAACACCCGGTGCGTGACCGGCGCGAAGTCGTCGCTGTTGAAGCGGGTGGCCATCATCTTCGCGGCCAGCGCCATGCCGACGCCGTTGCCGAAGCCCTGCCCGAGCGGTCCGGTGGTGGTCTCGATCCCCGGGTCCTTGCTCTTTTCCGGATGTCCGGGGGTGCGGCTCCCGAGCTGGCGGAAGCGCATCAGCTCCTCGATCGGCAGGTCGTAGCCGGTGAGATGGAGCATGGCGTAGAGCAGCATGGAGCCGTGGCCCGCCGACAGGACGAAGCGGTCGCGATCCGGCCATTCCGGTTCCTGCGGCTGGTAGCGCAGGTAGCGGGTCCACAGGAGATAGGCGACGTCCGCCATTCCCATCGGCATTCCCGGATGACCGGACTTGGCCTTCTCGACCGCGTCGAGCGCCAGAAAGCGGATGGTGTTGATCGCCAGACGGTCGAGAGCCGTGTCGCGCAGCGCGGCGCTGGTGCCCATGCAGCCTCCATCTCTCTCGAAGGACGCCGATACGGTAGGGGAACGCCGATCCTAAGCGACCGCGCGGGATGGCGCCAGAGCCGGGCCGGTGCGCTAGACTCCGTTCATGAGTTGCTCGATCTCGGCGGATGCTCTGGACGCGATTCGCGAGCACCTGGCGCGCGAGTACCCGCGCGAGGGCTGCGGACTCCTGGTGGGCGAAGGCGGGGGTGACGAGCGCACCATCGAGTACGCCGTGCCGGCGCGAAACGAAGAGCGCGATCCTCATCGCTACGCGATCGCGCCCGAGACATTTCTCGAGGCCGAGAAGGCGGCGCGGCGGAGAGGGCTCGAGGTCGTGGGCTTCTTCCATTCCCACCCCGATCTCGAGGCGCGACCGTCGGAGAGCGACGTGGCCGAAGGCTGG encodes:
- a CDS encoding M67 family metallopeptidase encodes the protein MSCSISADALDAIREHLAREYPREGCGLLVGEGGGDERTIEYAVPARNEERDPHRYAIAPETFLEAEKAARRRGLEVVGFFHSHPDLEARPSESDVAEGWSHYTYLIVSVRAGECRSMTAWRFDGGTFEPETLHVPAARASR
- the tkt gene encoding transketolase, with the translated sequence MGTSAALRDTALDRLAINTIRFLALDAVEKAKSGHPGMPMGMADVAYLLWTRYLRYQPQEPEWPDRDRFVLSAGHGSMLLYAMLHLTGYDLPIEELMRFRQLGSRTPGHPEKSKDPGIETTTGPLGQGFGNGVGMALAAKMMATRFNSDDFAPVTHRVFGIVSDGDLMEGIASEAASLAGHWGLGNLVYIYDDNHITIEGDTSLAFSEDAGRRFEAYGWQVSKADPYDHDALARAIDAAIADTARPSLVITRSHIGYGAPNKQDTREAHGEALGPEETAAAKRALGWPESPPFLVPPEVRAVFARRAEEVAPEADAWRRELARWKERHPERAALWDAHLSRRVPGDIMEQLLATAPSGPAATRAHGNAVLQKAAALVPALAGGSADLEPSTKTRIAGSPSVQKSAYEGRNLHFGVREHAMAAIANGMALHGTFIPYGASFLVFTDYARPSIRLSALMEQQVIWVFTHDSVFLGEDGPTHQPIEHLGSLRMIPHLLVIRPADGLETAGAWGLALERRDAPTLMALTRQNLPALERSRPLTSADVRRGAYLLRDASRPDPVTLIATGSEVWVAVEAAKKLEAGGVGARVVSAPAPQLLLEEKADTIESLLGPARRRVSLEAGATGWWYRFVGLDGLAIGVDRFGASAPYPALQEHFGLTPDRVADRVLEWARR